Sequence from the Diadema setosum chromosome 18, eeDiaSeto1, whole genome shotgun sequence genome:
ttTGATTCATCTCCAAATACAAACTAACATTGTTTTGTGGTACAGACTGGCTCCATAGTTTTTGGAGGCAATGCTCTCTCATTCGTGGCATCCCTGAGCAAAGTTCCAGAAGAAGCCCTGGACCAAGTCTATCTCTTGGCCCTTGTTAGCCATTCTGAGGTAAGTCATGGTCTTGTGGGGTGCAAAGTGGGAGCACTTGGCCGAGAGTGGTTTTGTCTTTTTGTCAATTCATGTCAGCTCTATAACTGAAAGTTGTATAACTTAGATAATTTGAGTGTGCCTAGTATTCCCAAAAATAGAAAGTATATTTGGAAGACAGTAATGTTACTATGGGCATTAATATTTCTATGTTACTCTTTAGAGTTTATCCTAAACACTTATTCTGTACCCTGATGATATTACTGCAATTCCATCAACATATCTTACATTGCGTGATCATTTTCCAATGCATCTatgctttgaaatgtttaatCTGTGTCATGTTGTAGGTGCTTTACAACTCTGTTGGAGTGCATTCTTTGTATAAAGCTATCTGCATGATATGCCAAATATTGATTCTCTTGCAGAAGATGGGAAGTATTTCCGAGTGTAAGTTGTTTGTCTATCCATGGAGCTACTGGTCTATTCATACGTAAACATCTCATTTTCCTTGATCTCatcttatttttctgtttcGTCTTCTTTTCAATCTTcagtatgtttgtgttttgtccATTTTCATCTCCCTCTTCTCTGTTGATTATGTGCTACTGTTTTAGTCTTCTAGCTcacctttctctctttctttctaaagttattcTGTCTATACCCCGCTCTGTCATCTTCCTTCTCTCCTTCCATCATCTTCAGTACTCTCTTTCACTATCACGTGACATAAAATCGTCCTGTTTCTACATCTTATGCACAAATTATTTTGTGCTTTCACACCGATGCCAGGTCGCCAGTCACTGCGAGGAGATAATCAAGCTGGGAGGGCTCCAGCTTTTGATGCGTGTCTGCCAGGCGAGGGAGACGAGCCCAAAGATCCTCTCTTATGTCGCACAAATCGTAGCCAATCTTGCCGTCCACGAATCCCTTCATGCCAAAATTGTCCAAGCAGGTACGTTCTGGCATGATTGAGATTGAACTTGAACTGATTGCTTGCATgcctcacccccctccccctaacTTTCAGTCACCACTACCTAAAAATGTCATGTATTTATAGTTTTGTCAACAAGTAGTAACCCCTACATGATTTTATTCAGATCTGattcttttctatttcaatTTACAAATATTATAATTactcattatcattcatttgtCAACAACATTTTTATAAGCAGTAGCTGTTATCACTAATATGAGTCTCTCTTTGGAAGACTGTTTTGTTCAGTGCATAAAAAAGGAACATATTCAGGCACCACTGAAACCAGGCACTACTGAAAATATTCAAGTTGCTTCTGAAAAGATTcatgaaatggaaatatgttagGTTCAGAAGAGTGGCTGGAATGGCAAGGAGTCAGCAACAAGTGAGCAAGAGTATAACTCTTGGTATTGACGATAGACAAGATGTTCTCACTGCAAGAAGGAAGCTTGTGCAATATCACGAGAGTAATGCAGAACTGGaggaatgtttttcttttctctcattgTATTACTAATTACATACATGCAAGGAATGTTTAACTAGGTAAATGCTTGGATGTCTGTCCAAAGTTGAGAGCAGCTACGTATAAAAGTTCTCTGTTGCAATTTTGAGAAGAGAATAATAACAGCTCACCGTGTCTTGACATCTCAGGTTGGGTGACCATCCTAGCTGGCTGGATGAAGTCCAAGCACCTGGCACTGGCCTCTCAAGCCAGCCGCGCCCTGGCCAACCTGGATAAGGACTGGTCTTCGGAGGTCTTTGACAATGGGGTCTATGTTCTGCACCCTCACGGAAGATCAAGGTGagaactactttcaaaatagCTTACTATAATTCGCGTCATAGTcatgtatttatatgtacatAACATATCACAGAGAAGCTGTTGGGGATCAGTGGATAAGACATGAGACTGTCAGTCTGCAATCCATGGTTCAAGTCCCCTTGCTGAGGTGTTAATGCCCCGAGGCAAAACACTGTATCCCTCATTGTCTAGTCCTTCCGTTGGGCCCTCGGTTGCTTGTTCTACAAAACAACTCATTGCTTCCTTAGCAGCCGTGTAAAACAGATTATAAGTATGGTGCGACATAATCATCTTCATTCTGTTGGTATTATCACtgtgaagacctttttttttttttcaagaaatgccTTATTCCTTTCTATTTCTTACTATTTATTAGCTTGAAGGTGAAATCACAATTTATCAGTAGTTTGTAAGGGGAGACATTTGTTGTCCTATCACAGCACAACATCATAAAACTCACTCAAGGCTTTGAAATGCTTGGTATTGAAGGTGTGATCTTTGAACCTCATGCATGCCACATTAATCACCTGCTCATAGGCTTGTGTgtaaaatttgtgcacatttgactgtttggcacagaaagggttaagaaAAGGTGTAGACTTTCTCTTTTGTGTGCTATCGTCTagcaactttcacatctagcgTCTGCCCTATGCTCCTTGTCTGTATCTTTGCTGATAATTATGCTGTATCAGTAACTTCTCCCACTCTGTATTTTGTTCTACCATTATTCTTCCCTTGACTTCTTTCAGGAGATGAGAGACTGCCTGTGGTAAAGAATGTtcctatttctttcttctttctttttttctcatgatgGTAAATTTAGGGAGCCGATCCTGGCTGACGTGGTCTTTGTCCACGGCCTGAATGGTGGGGCTTTCTACACGTGGAGACAGGGGAAGCCAGCCGCTGAAGGTCCGTTGCCGGGGCGCCTGCAGCCAGCTCCCGCGGAGGAGAAGGTGGATGGACAGGAAGAACTGGAGAACAAGAAATTTGTCTGGTGCTGGCCCAAGGTAGCCCAGCTCTGTAACTGATTTAGAATTCATGGATGTCCTTAGATGTTTGATCAAAAGTCTGATAGGTGGAGCTTAACATTGAGATTAAGTTGAATGAAGGGTAGGGTGATGAAAAAATTGTAATCTATAGCTAGAGATATACTGGTTACACCACAGATTtctctagtttgtttgtttgtttgtttgtttttgtttctttctttttggctgattttgtgagtcaggtgctattcacgaaattaacaacacgcgaaaatattatcTCTGATCCCGACACGAATGCAACATGCGTGCGTACATTTTAGCTCCATACATTACTGTGCTCCACGATTGCAAATTttaccacttgcaaaattgttgtGAAGTCCTGATATGCGAAAAAATGAGACTCGCCTAATATGTGATGTATACAAGAAGCTAATTTGACAGATGGATAGACTAGATATGTAGTTCAGTAGATTGATatgtagatagacagatggacagaTCAGTGGATAGATATGTAAATATTTAGATCGATAGAAAGATGGATAGACAGGTATAAAGTAGATTGATAGCTGAAGAGGAAGACAGATGGACTGACATACAGAcagtcagaaagaaagaaagataactagactcggaatttgtcaagactgacaaattaggtgatccgatctgttcgtaaatcaacgatttgagtctcctaatcccaataggcatgaccataccggtttcatctgtgtttagtggacattggccgtgtgatgtttggattctcatttagaaaagggagtcagacctgccatctatggtacacaattccgtatacgctaacgaagatacagaatgaagtatatttgacctttgaccccactttgcacagacaagatggcatctgagcaaaaagtggttattttgtgaaatgatccttgtaacatggtcttaacgtgtgcaaaatatgggaaagataggacatgtattcaccaagatacgggatgatacatttatgacttttgaccctaatttacacacccaagatgacgtctgatcaagtagttgtaattgtatgaaataatgtacgttacgtgaactaaacatgtgcaaaatatgggggtgataaggcctgtttttcttgagttattgtaaaaaaaagttgcagaaagaaagaaatatctcaatacatcgaagataagctttaattgtccccgccgaacgagttcgagcaggggactatgaaacgggctccgtacgtgtgtgtgtctgtgtgtccgtgtgtccgtccgtgcgtccgtccgtgcgtccgtccgtgcgtccgtgtgtgatcaaaatgttcaaaatgctactccttcgccatttctaacccgattttgattctgtttgctttatatgatagcactacatgagagctttgaaacttctatacagaatttcagttgtgacctttgaccttgacctttgacctatattgtacattttgcttcaaaatgctactccttcgccatttctaacccgattttgattccgtttgctttatatgatggcactaggtgagggcttcaaaacttctacacagaattttgacctttgacttctttgacctttgaccttgatttttgacctatattgtacattgcctacaaaatgctactccttcgccatttctaacccgatttcgattccgtttgctttatgtgatggcactaggtgagggcttcaaaacttctacacagaattttgacctttgacttctttgacctttgaccttgatttttgacctatattgtacattttgctacaaaatgctactccttcgccatttgtaacccgatttcaattccgtttgctttaagtgatggcactaggtgagggcttcaaaacttctacacagaattttgacctttgacttctttgacctctgaccttgatttttgacctgtattgtacatattactaccaaatgctactccttcgccatttctaacccgatttcgattctgtttgctttatgtgatggcactaggtgagggcttcaaaacttctacacagaattatgacctttgacttctttgacctttgaccttgagtttttacctacattgtacattggctacaaaatgctactccttccccatttctaacccgatttcgattccgtttgccttatgtgatggcactaggtgagggcttcaaaattttgacctttgacttctttgacctttgaccttgatctttttacctatattgtacattgtgctactaaatgctacttccggcggggacatatattacgcaccgcgtaatttctacttttccttgtttcaaccaagtttttggacatgatcccgacatcgtatgaaaaatgaaggacatactttcgatagcccaaagtctcagctacaacatattaaaatctgggagaaattcaccgaagcataagtgagctagtgctcgataaagacaatcatgtcaattttcacatctacaaaaattccctcccatagagataacacgtcataacgaagataaagaaagaagtacatatgacctttgaccccactttgcacagccaagatggcatctgagcaaaaagtggttattttgtgaaatgatccttgtaacatggtctttacgtgtgcaaaatatggaaaagataggacatgtattcaccaagatacaagatgatacatttatgacctttgaccctaatttacatacccaagatgacgtctgatcaagtagttgttattttatgaaataatgtacgtgacatgaactaaacatgtgcaaagtattgggctgatagggcttgtttttcttgagttattgtaaagaaagttgcaaaaagaaaggaatatctcaatacatcgaagataagctttaatttcaaccaagtttttggacgtgattccgacaccgtatgaaaaaacgaagggcacactaccaatagtgcaaagtctcaacTACAACATATcgaaatctgggagaaattcaccgaagcataagtgagctagtgctcgaaaaagacagtcatgtcaattttcatttccagaaaaactgcactcccatagagataacacgtaaactggtcaaatttgacaagattacattcaatccatttttacgaggtgatgccgtcatccaatcaaaatgttattacatttatgaaagaacatttaataagctacaagatactgaaatctgggtgaaaattggcaaaggataagtgagatacgctcaagtaaacttgaaatttgatgacgtcattttaaaaatttactctttttactttataaagaaatttgatatcttttaatcatttttccagcattgcaaacccatgaaataacatgtacaactcatcagctttcagaatatgtaaagaaaattgggggtcaccgtccatcctgacgagtaaaatcggatttaaaattggcggttttttggcattgttgcactgtatatcgccattgacgcgagcgcggaatttcaactttgacgggcccgtatgacgtcatattgagtcggattgacttgaaacttggtataaatattccttgacattttaggcagccgataagtgtaaaaaaacgggatatttctattgcatatgagctgtgcgtgcgtatatgcgcgcgcgcgtacgcgtccgtccaattttttcaatttttaaaaaaatgctctaaatggtctgaaacatgtgcaaaaaaaatttgagctcgatttgagcatacaaatatttcaacgcgcgcgtacgcgcacgttttaagagaaagtatgaattttgaaaatatgagtaaaatgcccataacttgaaatgtatgcgacgtaaatttcattgaaaaattccattccagtaatgagatatgaatgaaaatatgttttcatataatgacgtcatagtgacgtcacagccgactgatcacaatgatacattagatttgtcgtctttgggacatgatacatatatggtatgagtttgaaattgatactctgagaactttttgagtaagtagatacacaacttttgtccagaaataagaagaacccaacaaagaatccgtacagatacagaaggtgatccgagaggatactcggatcacctaaaaagaatataatagagagatagatCAGAGTTATCCGTTTAAGATGGAGATATTGCATGTAGActcatttgttttcttatttgtgtTTCAGTCTTGGCTGGCTAAGGACTGTCCTCATATGAGAATTGTGACTGTTTCGTACGACACGCAGATTACCGACTGGGCCTCAAAGTGTCCATTTGAAGGGGAAAAGTGAGTAATTTAGAACCCCAATAATAGCCTGCAGTGagtgatacattgtatttatatgATTTATCATCGTACAATAGCTAGTGGACATACTGATCTTATTCCTGTTCGAAATGGTTTGATGAACCGAACCTCCTTGGTGGTATATTATGTTAACAAACTATGATGACAATATGCTAGGACAAAGTAGCATTAATATCTCATCTTACTACCagaatatgcatgtatgtattcaATGATCTACATTCTGTGGATACTGTGAAGTGATGTTGTGCATGGTATCATAAGTGTAATTGTCACTAATGTTATCTGTTCAACTccttatgtgccatggtgtaaactccctgtgtgccacattattcttaGATAGTAatgtagtcatgctttgggaaaacattttgcatttcaaatctatgtaactttgcTAGATTTTTGTTACCTTGGATATACTAttaatgagcaaagttgtagagaaaatgccaagcttttcTTTGATGTAGATTGTATGTAACAGGAATGGAATTGCAAGAAACGCTTTCACTGTACTGTGTGATCgctttgggcgggtttgtgcgtttgagcagaatatgcgaacttggcacgCTGTCGACTAAGTCAGGCGTGCGAACGtagcacataaagagttaaaaagagATTGACTTGTGCTTAGTTTGGACTGATGTTCACTAATGAAACCACTTTGTATCTACTATCATAGTTCAATAACTCTGCCCTCTTCCCCCTAGGCACTCACTGGTCCAGCGTAGTGGAGAGATGTTAAGGAAGCTACACCAGGCTGGAGTGGGGCAACGACCAATCATCTGGGTCACACACTCCATGGGAGGTGAGATGTGACCCCTTATGGCTGGTAGACAAGGGGTGATAACAGAATAGTCAGTCTTCAAAAAGTGCTTGTGCACATTACTTGACACTTAACAAATATTTACATCAGAACCAGCTCATAGAAATTGCTGGAGGATAGTATTTATCTAATCATGTGGTGTATTGCTCACTGTGGTGTtcactgtcattttgaaattttgatgatgtgagtTCTTGGGAGCAGTTGGTTAGATAGTATGTTATCGTTACTTCAGCTTCAGTGCAAtctcattattttgattttgagaTAACatctggggaaaaaaatcagtaaaGAGAGAAGGTTTTACTTAGGATTACTGAAAGCATATGAAGATACAGTCAACCTATGCCTAAGTCAAATGTATTTGgtctgaagaaatagcttcaacttagagaaaatttgacttatgagggattcaAATCAATAGAATACGTgcataaagagaagaggacttgaaaaggcCTTTGACTTCATCAGCGATTGTCTGACTTATGTGAGGTCAACTTATGCAAGGTTGACTATATGTGTCTCATTGAGGGCTAAGTCAAGTATGAGTTTATGTATCATCAAAAGGAGAAAAGTACTGAAACATATGAACAACAGTTAAAACAAGACATAGTATTTACCTACACTACTACACATAGTCAAAATATTTATCAGTGAGGTccaagaaatatttgaaaacaACTAGAATTACCACACATATGATATCACCCCTTATCTTATCCCTGTTTACTTTACTAACCCAAGCTCTTCATCTGATTGACTTGTTGTGTTGTGAAGGTCTTCTAGTGAAACAGATGCTGATTGATGCAAGCCGGAGTGAGACCATGGCCGGCGTCATGGGGCAGACCAAGGGCGTGGTCTTTTACAGCACCCCTCACCACGGCTCCGCCCTGGCAGCCTACTCCCAGCAGGCCAAGTTCCTCCTCTACCCCTCCACGGAGGTCAAGGAACTCAGCGCTGGTAAGATAGACTTTAATATGTCAGTTTTGAAGGATGGATCATGTCCCTCTCCAACATACATCAATATGTAAAAGGTAAATCTATCTGGTCACTATGAGGGAATGTAACATTTTGCTAAAGATTGTAAGATAAATTTTTGAATTCACATTGGTACATTTAGCATCCTTTTGATGTCATTCTTTGATGCTAAAGTCTATAACTCATTGGCCCATATGCATGAAGTAGGTTTAAATTTAGTCACGGTGTATGTAAATTTTTTCTGCATAAATGCGCATGACAGATCGCGTACACCATCAGACATCTAATAATGACCATGCATTGATACTTGCATAGGAAAGGTATGCCTATTTCACTCTTACTGTCGTCCATGGTCCAAATTCAAACCATCTAGTTTTGATTTGAACCACCTCAGTGAGGCCACTAAATCCATCTTTTAAGTCTAAACTCTACTTTTCGATCTCGTTATAGACTCCCCTGTGCTGAGGAACCTCCATGGTAGGTTTCGAGCTCTGGTGCAGACCCACAAGCTGCCGGTCCTGAGCTTTGGGGAGATGGAGCCGACCAATATTGGCCTTTCTGTCAAGACTCTGATTGTTCCTCCTCTGTCTTCAAGTAAGGAGCAcctctttttacttttattttcactcAGAAACTCTTTCACCTTCTTCTTAGCTAGAAATGTGACCTGTCACCGCAAAAGCCAGATAGAGGGGCTTTTCTCAGCTCTGTTTAAATTTCAAAGTCTGTAAATGTTttgaaacatgaaattttccaattttttgaAGCATGTAACTTTATCATTTGAAATAAGCCAATTGTATTTGAATGCCTACTCTCCTGACCACTTGACAATGTCTAAACTTCTAAGCCATATATCTTTTATACTCTGCTTTTTCTCGTGGCCAGCTTTCTTTCGCATTTCCTTGGTAGGTTTTTGGGACAAAAAGTCCCCAATATCCAAACAGGTAGTAGTCACTTTATCAAACTTTGGAAGTTTGAACAATTATTAAACTCCATGTTTTTTCAGCTGAATCACCTTATTTGGAAATTTTCTCAGCTTGATTCATTCTGGCAACTGTGTAAAGGTATTTTGGTCAGTGATAGATCACAGATGTTGGTATATGTCACTTTCATCTATCCACACTGTTCTTTCTGGACTTCAGATCCCGGATGCGGCGACTTCCACGAGATGCGACTGGACCACCAGAACATCTGCAAGCCGCACAGTCGCAACTCGCTCCTCTACCAACTCACACTGCGCTTCATCCAGCAGACCATCTCCCTCCCGCTGTCTGTCGCCCTCTCTGAGCGACTGGAGGAACTTCTCCAGGACCCCGAGGAGGAGGAGATATTCTATCCTCTTGGGATGTCGTTTGGAGAATAGACCTCCATATCTTTGCCGCCATCCTGCCAATGATCGAAGCCTTTGTCCCCACGAAACCTTGATGCTTGACAAGTTGTGGTCACCAGGAGTGTTTAAAAACAGAACTTTACCGGAGAGATAATACTGTGTGTACTTGCTCTGGTtatgtcaatttttattttttcataagatTATTCCGATATCACTCCATGCTTTCAACAAAACTTAAGTCACAAAATCTTGTACTCCAGCTGTTGTTTTGCAGTGCACTGGCAGATGAAGAGTGTTTTGGAATGAGGCATACTTGACAAAGTAATCATCTTTGACTTTGAAGGATATCAAGCTTCgttcagatttctttttttttttttaaatttgcatCGGATTAGGTGTATTTGGTTTATAGTGAAATATAAAGGTCATGATGTTTTACACCAGCCATATGGACTCCAGGCTTACTAAGTTGACATGCTATAAGTCTCTGATTTAAGTTTGACCTAACTTACAGGAAAATGAATAGTCTCTACAATt
This genomic interval carries:
- the LOC140241807 gene encoding protein SERAC1-like, which translates into the protein MRIILLSKRLFCSSSNRGTCSKGKGKLSSVKARRGAQIAAVTAVTAGGLLYLEWQTLDKAVHYKPDSVLPEKGSDYIYINIASDKDNLVTQVKSKVQWRIKALEYILQDKDQDSALYPFHVPKLIFGEKGHMWKDPKALLKKALSYNREERLLGVAGLAKRHPTWHDSDYRAVAQACDSRTLIGLARSPDSDARYFLPPPPSNRDKEKQPAIEVAFVELLASLPRSNVDRCTQYFTQAAMQQSKKALAEDQTGSIVFGGNALSFVASLSKVPEEALDQVYLLALVSHSEVASHCEEIIKLGGLQLLMRVCQARETSPKILSYVAQIVANLAVHESLHAKIVQAGWVTILAGWMKSKHLALASQASRALANLDKDWSSEVFDNGVYVLHPHGRSREPILADVVFVHGLNGGAFYTWRQGKPAAEGPLPGRLQPAPAEEKVDGQEELENKKFVWCWPKSWLAKDCPHMRIVTVSYDTQITDWASKCPFEGEKHSLVQRSGEMLRKLHQAGVGQRPIIWVTHSMGGLLVKQMLIDASRSETMAGVMGQTKGVVFYSTPHHGSALAAYSQQAKFLLYPSTEVKELSADSPVLRNLHGRFRALVQTHKLPVLSFGEMEPTNIGLSVKTLIVPPLSSNPGCGDFHEMRLDHQNICKPHSRNSLLYQLTLRFIQQTISLPLSVALSERLEELLQDPEEEEIFYPLGMSFGE